A stretch of Chitinophaga caeni DNA encodes these proteins:
- a CDS encoding TonB-dependent receptor: MKTNMKILVVTFIAMTFTSIVNAQTKSSHISGKITDAAKAPVPFATATLLKAQDSSLVKGAIADLNGVYSFENIIPGKYIIAAINMGMAKNYSAVLVVDGNKHIAVPDILLHADTKKLSTVEIIKKKPFIEQRADKTIVNVEKSIVGAGSTAMEVLQKAPGVVVDKDDNISLKGKSGVNVMIDGKMVNMTSQDLAQYLKSMPSSNVEQIELISNPSSKYDASGTAGIINIKLKKNKNYGTNGNFTLSGGKGVKERYNAALFLNHRNKNFNIFGNLSRYYQTQYEHLRLSRDNEEKDRTIHMKQINDLDKKYDNYSGKIGMDYFINKNHTLGFMADGTLSNWIGNGDGSTKIGDLNSFDSTLLTTTDNKANWDRYTVNVNYKGKLDTLGKELNIDLDIARNKNDMKSHIYSLYEKGQMVSDPTFVRNYQPATIDIRTAKLDYTHPLKNGAKFEAGVKLSWVTSDNDVRFDSLRKESWVYDTIRSNHFVYKENVNAAYLNFSKNWKKWSLQAGLRMEQTNISGVSTAHKQHQENDSSYINLFPSIFISYNPSEKNTFGFSYSRRLQRPSYENLNPFELFLDNYTTTAGNPGLKPQYMDNFEISHTFHSFLTTSISYGHTKDGITRIIEPGIDPVSGDTLILRYKYQNVAVRHNYSFNVSAPYEIKKWWNVYTTMSLYYNSFKTNVSGDPLEVSSAAFYAQMQHTFSLPKDYSIQLSGEYISPQVTDEGLMRMHAMGGVELGFKKQLWDKKATITLNVQDIFRTYRFTGDFKNGNRHVILSNTWDSRMVRASFTYRFGNKNVKEARQRSTGAQAELNRAQ, encoded by the coding sequence ATGAAAACGAATATGAAAATATTGGTAGTGACTTTTATTGCCATGACATTCACGAGCATTGTTAATGCCCAAACCAAATCCAGTCATATTTCAGGCAAGATTACCGATGCGGCGAAAGCCCCGGTTCCTTTTGCTACGGCAACCTTATTAAAAGCGCAAGATTCTAGCTTGGTTAAAGGCGCCATTGCCGATTTAAACGGCGTTTATAGCTTTGAGAATATTATACCCGGAAAATACATTATCGCTGCTATCAACATGGGAATGGCAAAGAACTATTCTGCTGTACTGGTTGTGGATGGTAACAAGCATATCGCGGTACCGGATATATTACTTCATGCTGATACTAAGAAGTTGTCTACCGTGGAGATCATTAAGAAGAAACCATTTATAGAACAAAGGGCCGATAAAACGATTGTAAATGTTGAGAAAAGTATTGTTGGCGCCGGCAGTACCGCCATGGAAGTATTACAGAAAGCTCCCGGCGTAGTGGTCGACAAAGATGATAACATCTCCCTGAAAGGCAAATCAGGCGTCAACGTAATGATTGATGGAAAGATGGTCAATATGACATCGCAAGACTTGGCGCAATACCTCAAATCTATGCCTAGCAGTAATGTGGAGCAAATCGAGCTTATCTCCAATCCTTCTTCAAAATACGATGCTTCCGGCACGGCGGGTATTATCAATATTAAACTGAAGAAGAATAAGAACTACGGCACGAACGGGAATTTTACCCTCTCCGGTGGTAAAGGGGTTAAGGAAAGATATAATGCTGCCCTCTTCCTGAACCACCGCAACAAAAACTTTAACATCTTCGGGAACTTGAGCCGTTATTATCAAACCCAGTACGAACATTTAAGGTTATCTAGGGATAACGAGGAAAAGGATCGTACCATCCATATGAAACAAATCAACGACCTGGATAAAAAGTATGATAACTACAGCGGAAAAATCGGTATGGATTATTTTATCAATAAAAATCATACCCTGGGTTTTATGGCAGACGGGACATTGAGTAATTGGATCGGCAATGGTGATGGATCAACCAAGATCGGGGATCTCAATTCTTTCGACTCTACTTTATTAACAACAACCGACAATAAGGCTAATTGGGATCGCTATACCGTAAATGTAAACTATAAAGGAAAGTTAGATACTTTGGGAAAAGAGTTGAACATCGATTTAGACATCGCGCGGAATAAGAATGATATGAAATCTCATATTTATTCATTGTATGAAAAGGGGCAAATGGTAAGCGACCCGACATTCGTGAGAAATTATCAACCGGCAACCATCGATATCAGGACGGCTAAGCTGGATTATACACATCCTTTGAAAAACGGGGCAAAATTTGAAGCGGGTGTAAAGTTAAGTTGGGTAACCAGTGATAACGATGTTCGTTTCGATTCGTTAAGAAAAGAAAGTTGGGTTTATGACACGATCCGTTCTAATCATTTTGTCTATAAAGAAAATGTGAATGCAGCTTACCTGAATTTTTCGAAAAACTGGAAGAAATGGTCTTTGCAAGCAGGTTTACGGATGGAGCAAACCAATATTTCAGGTGTGTCAACAGCGCATAAACAACACCAGGAAAATGATTCTTCTTATATCAACTTATTTCCTAGCATATTCATCAGCTACAATCCCAGCGAGAAGAACACCTTCGGATTTTCTTACAGCAGGAGATTACAGAGACCGAGTTACGAGAATTTAAACCCATTCGAGTTATTTCTCGATAATTATACCACTACTGCGGGTAATCCAGGCTTGAAACCGCAGTATATGGACAATTTCGAGATCTCCCACACATTTCACTCTTTCCTGACTACATCCATTAGTTATGGGCATACGAAGGATGGTATCACGAGGATTATTGAACCTGGTATTGATCCTGTTTCAGGAGACACCTTGATCTTGAGGTATAAATATCAGAATGTGGCCGTGCGTCATAATTATAGCTTCAACGTGTCCGCTCCTTACGAAATTAAGAAGTGGTGGAATGTCTATACGACGATGTCATTGTATTATAATAGCTTTAAAACAAATGTTTCCGGCGATCCCTTGGAAGTATCTTCCGCGGCATTTTATGCACAGATGCAACATACTTTCAGCCTCCCGAAAGATTATTCCATCCAGTTGAGCGGGGAATACATTTCGCCGCAAGTTACAGACGAAGGATTGATGCGCATGCATGCCATGGGCGGGGTAGAGTTGGGTTTTAAAAAGCAGCTCTGGGATAAAAAGGCTACCATTACCTTGAACGTGCAGGATATATTTAGAACTTATCGCTTTACAGGTGATTTTAAAAACGGGAACCGTCACGTAATTCTCAGTAATACCTGGGATAGCAGGATGGTACGCGCCTCTTTCACCTACCGATTCGGGAATAAGAATGTGAAAGAAGCCAGGCAACGTAGTACAGGTGCCCAAGCGGAATTGAACCGCGCCCAATAA
- a CDS encoding TonB-dependent receptor domain-containing protein: MKSFIKILTIIGLVSFAMKTKAQVAPKITGTVIRTDKSPVEFATVILLNAKDSSLVKGAIATIEGKYEFDKVAPGKYLVAGYHAGMPKVFGLPFQWTAQKGLSLDAITLVEKAQQLNAVEVVAKRPFIEQHADKLVVNVESSIVGPGGTAMDVLEKSPSILVDKDDNISLKGKSGVIIMIDGKITNMSSQDLAQLLRSMPSSNLDQIELISNPSAKYDAAGNAGIINLKLKKNKNYGANGNINLSGGMGIYPKVNTGINLNYRNKNVNLYGSYNYSFRQNYQDLHIDRAGTEGDHPIRFDQRTRMSKVSRFQSFKAGADYFIGKNHTVGFMVDGFIRNLNIDNKAVSYIGDNVVVDSVLRTIAYNKPTGDRFNYNLNYRGKLDTLGREINVDIDYSKHRADVTSLFHAAVWDGNEKAITGADTTRSMQPSDIRLKSAKIDYVHPLKDGSKFELGVKSSFVTSDNNAVFDSLKQSDWKVDLNRTNHFIYKENINAAYINYIRQIKKWGIQAGLRAEQTNIETSSYAVKNTFADTSYINLFPSLAVSWNANENNQLAVSYSRRLRRPNYDQLNPFEFYLDRYTKEAGNPYLKPQYSNNFELTHTFRKFLTSSIGYAHTNNTIMRIVEPDIDPATGDTTFVRYKVMNVDNRDNFSLNISAQVPFTKWWSAFVTTSLYYNHYKTFVGKQLVDRGSAGFYGQIQNSFDLPKHFSLQLSYNYISPQIADEGLFRMSAMHGVDFGVRKQVLDKKGTLSLNVQDVFNTRKFRGTYELENQHLEINNKWESRVITLSFSYRFGNMNVKESRKRKGGAEEEQSRL, translated from the coding sequence ATGAAATCGTTTATTAAAATATTGACAATCATAGGATTAGTCAGTTTTGCTATGAAAACAAAGGCTCAAGTAGCCCCCAAAATCACAGGTACCGTTATCCGTACCGACAAAAGTCCGGTTGAATTTGCGACCGTTATCTTGTTAAATGCTAAAGACTCCAGCCTTGTAAAAGGAGCAATTGCTACCATTGAAGGGAAATACGAATTTGATAAGGTAGCTCCCGGCAAATACTTGGTAGCGGGTTACCATGCAGGGATGCCAAAAGTTTTTGGCTTGCCATTTCAATGGACTGCGCAGAAAGGCTTGTCACTCGATGCAATCACCCTGGTTGAAAAAGCTCAACAATTGAATGCTGTTGAAGTCGTAGCCAAACGTCCTTTTATAGAACAACATGCCGATAAACTCGTGGTGAACGTTGAAAGCAGCATCGTTGGCCCCGGTGGTACCGCCATGGATGTTTTGGAAAAATCTCCGTCCATTTTGGTTGATAAAGACGACAATATCAGTTTAAAAGGGAAATCAGGTGTAATCATCATGATCGACGGTAAGATTACGAATATGAGTTCGCAGGATCTCGCGCAATTGTTGAGGAGCATGCCCAGCTCAAATCTTGATCAGATTGAGCTCATCTCCAATCCTTCAGCAAAGTATGATGCAGCCGGTAATGCGGGTATTATCAACTTAAAGCTTAAGAAAAATAAAAATTACGGCGCCAACGGGAACATCAATCTTTCGGGTGGTATGGGCATATATCCGAAGGTGAATACCGGGATCAATTTAAATTATCGCAATAAAAATGTCAACCTGTACGGTTCATATAACTACTCCTTCCGCCAAAATTACCAGGATTTGCATATCGACCGTGCAGGTACAGAGGGTGATCATCCCATCCGCTTTGATCAACGCACCAGGATGAGCAAAGTTTCGCGTTTCCAGAGCTTCAAGGCAGGTGCCGATTATTTTATCGGTAAAAATCATACGGTCGGCTTCATGGTGGATGGTTTTATCAGGAATTTGAATATTGATAACAAGGCCGTGTCGTATATCGGGGATAATGTTGTCGTGGATAGTGTTTTACGTACGATAGCATATAATAAACCAACGGGAGACAGGTTCAATTATAACCTGAACTACCGTGGGAAACTCGATACCCTCGGTCGCGAGATTAACGTGGATATCGATTATTCCAAGCATAGGGCAGACGTGACTTCACTATTTCATGCCGCCGTTTGGGATGGCAATGAAAAGGCCATCACGGGTGCAGATACCACCCGCTCCATGCAACCTTCCGATATCAGGCTGAAATCTGCAAAAATAGATTATGTACACCCCTTGAAGGACGGTAGCAAGTTTGAACTTGGAGTAAAATCCAGTTTCGTTACCTCCGATAATAATGCCGTGTTCGATAGCTTGAAGCAAAGTGATTGGAAGGTGGACCTTAATCGTACGAATCATTTTATTTATAAGGAGAACATCAACGCAGCCTATATCAATTACATCCGGCAAATCAAGAAGTGGGGAATCCAGGCCGGTCTTCGCGCGGAACAAACGAATATTGAAACTTCCTCTTACGCCGTTAAAAACACATTTGCGGATACATCCTATATAAACCTGTTCCCAAGCTTAGCCGTGAGCTGGAATGCCAACGAGAATAACCAGTTAGCAGTTTCTTATAGCAGGCGTTTGAGAAGGCCGAACTACGATCAATTAAACCCGTTTGAGTTTTATTTGGATCGTTATACCAAGGAAGCCGGCAACCCTTACCTGAAGCCGCAATATTCCAATAATTTCGAGTTAACACACACCTTCAGGAAGTTTCTAACCTCGTCTATCGGTTACGCACATACGAATAATACCATTATGCGGATCGTTGAACCGGATATTGACCCGGCTACCGGCGATACAACCTTTGTACGCTACAAGGTAATGAACGTAGATAACCGTGACAATTTTAGTTTGAACATATCGGCACAGGTGCCTTTCACGAAATGGTGGAGCGCCTTTGTAACGACCTCATTATATTATAATCATTACAAGACATTTGTAGGAAAGCAATTAGTAGATCGCGGATCGGCCGGCTTTTACGGGCAGATTCAAAACTCATTCGACCTGCCTAAGCATTTCTCCTTACAACTATCGTACAACTATATTTCCCCGCAGATTGCAGACGAAGGCTTGTTCAGGATGTCGGCAATGCATGGTGTTGACTTTGGTGTACGGAAGCAAGTCCTTGATAAGAAAGGAACATTGAGCCTGAATGTACAGGATGTATTCAACACGAGGAAATTTAGGGGCACTTACGAGTTAGAGAACCAACACCTGGAGATCAATAACAAGTGGGAGAGCCGCGTTATTACCCTAAGTTTCTCTTACCGGTTTGGCAATATGAATGTGAAAGAGAGCCGCAAACGTAAAGGTGGGGCAGAAGAAGAGCAAAGCCGGTTATAA
- a CDS encoding RHS repeat domain-containing protein has protein sequence MRYYLLLSVTLLAMLRIQAQTISPGEQSLTRVINASPDAAAIATYQTYPVDYSSGAPSIEIPLFEVPTKAGVLPFKLSYHPGSLKPSNANGIVGWGWTLSPNLGITRSVKGGIDGVNSGFPANNLFGSTDLTYLQSASSNTLDEQPDDFFYSLLSKSGRFIYNHEGEFITIPFASIKITHSESNSFSITDDDGTIYKYGKYSSGTRLATEWAGTVLTAWKITEIIPFDKSDTITFHYENSRTDEVPYYDIKYKITEYPDAQPLDRAYAYPGHVYMSYYYDATPKLQAQKPTAATQNYYQDFPEGCDFTPPLLSTQDWVMLVNGSGTPQTPRLEAAWSINYGDDKNNADEVFRVNYTDCLPLSYITFRGGVVALEYDGTQLVSVMLYNNPTNNSFQLVKKATLYQHELNHYPDQPIAYYDQNFNRWGLDSVNVDGLLYKMNYDKQGSKESIGIYGGFNTDFWGFYNGHLVSTVPRLLHHMNYYTWHTALLNTDSNSPSGNSNTTPAWLAIGDRQEPGIDNNFNYPIIPGVLSRVNYPTGGYAEFTWEHNMYLASYNSVPNYGGGIRVKQIKYTTGDGRDSLMRLYKYGVNEDGTGRTRYQNYDANFKSEQIQIIPYTDGSVTTEFRTIVTTVNSKPTLDMSFAGGAAIIYPEVAEYSISLPDSISIGKTVYRYNINSKNETWIYNTPLQADDRTDWKETSLREVAQYRYKDGEYDLFSRTAYQYKDIFTDTVTAAQTYMKYYHTYSNLGPLDNVYTYTTDPFPRIQYDIYSGVHKQTAVYDTLFNPDNPAEFIAKRTITGYEPTNYYKSYDSTLTSKNEVLSTNYYYPFQQGSLTDLPAGQATLLNSLQTINRINQPVEIRRYKEGDLLETVQRQYNSYSASRIYPSAILTSINNNPLEKKIQMNLYDDTGNILEQRKADDITETYIWGYKSLYPVAKVIGSDYNTVQGFIDQDMLNNAHNYTDEQIRTELNKIRTGLANTNAQVFTYTYKAMVGMTSETSASGVTTYYEYDNRGRLWLVKDQNGKIIKMICYNYAGEPQDCSGM, from the coding sequence ATGAGATATTATTTATTATTATCGGTAACCCTGTTAGCCATGTTAAGAATTCAGGCTCAAACCATCTCACCTGGTGAACAATCATTAACACGGGTAATAAACGCTTCGCCTGATGCTGCAGCTATCGCAACTTATCAAACTTACCCTGTTGACTATAGTTCCGGAGCTCCTTCGATTGAAATTCCCTTGTTTGAAGTACCTACCAAAGCCGGTGTTTTACCGTTTAAATTGAGCTACCATCCGGGCAGTTTAAAGCCTTCAAATGCCAACGGTATTGTAGGTTGGGGGTGGACTTTATCACCTAATCTTGGTATTACAAGATCGGTGAAGGGGGGAATAGATGGGGTAAATTCGGGATTCCCTGCAAATAATTTATTTGGTAGTACCGACTTGACTTACTTGCAATCTGCTTCTTCGAATACCTTAGATGAGCAGCCGGATGATTTTTTTTATTCATTATTATCGAAGAGCGGGCGTTTTATTTATAATCATGAGGGTGAATTCATTACAATTCCTTTTGCTTCTATAAAAATTACACACTCTGAGTCTAATAGTTTTTCAATCACGGATGATGATGGGACTATATATAAATATGGAAAATACTCTTCCGGAACTAGGTTAGCTACCGAATGGGCGGGTACTGTTTTGACAGCATGGAAAATCACGGAGATAATACCATTTGATAAATCGGATACGATAACTTTCCACTACGAAAATAGTAGAACAGATGAGGTTCCTTACTATGACATTAAGTATAAGATTACTGAATACCCAGATGCTCAGCCCTTGGATAGAGCCTATGCTTACCCGGGGCATGTATATATGAGTTATTATTATGACGCAACTCCTAAATTGCAAGCACAGAAACCGACGGCAGCTACTCAAAACTATTATCAAGATTTTCCAGAGGGCTGTGACTTTACTCCACCGCTACTTAGTACTCAAGACTGGGTTATGCTTGTAAATGGTAGTGGTACTCCGCAAACACCTCGGTTGGAAGCAGCATGGTCAATTAATTATGGAGATGATAAGAATAATGCAGATGAGGTATTCCGTGTCAATTATACAGATTGTTTGCCTTTAAGCTATATTACGTTTAGAGGTGGGGTTGTGGCACTAGAATACGATGGTACCCAGCTAGTATCAGTAATGCTGTATAACAACCCAACAAATAACAGTTTTCAACTGGTAAAGAAGGCTACTTTATATCAGCATGAACTTAATCATTATCCAGATCAACCTATTGCTTATTATGATCAGAACTTTAATCGGTGGGGGTTAGATTCTGTTAATGTTGACGGCCTCCTGTATAAAATGAATTATGATAAGCAAGGTAGTAAGGAGTCTATAGGTATTTATGGAGGTTTTAATACAGATTTTTGGGGGTTTTATAATGGACATTTAGTAAGCACTGTACCTAGGCTTTTACATCACATGAATTATTACACTTGGCATACCGCTTTATTAAACACAGATAGTAATAGTCCTTCAGGTAATTCAAATACTACCCCTGCATGGTTGGCGATTGGGGATAGGCAAGAACCTGGAATTGATAATAATTTTAATTATCCAATTATCCCTGGGGTATTAAGTCGTGTTAATTATCCAACAGGGGGCTATGCAGAATTTACATGGGAGCATAACATGTATTTGGCTTCTTATAATTCAGTTCCTAACTATGGAGGCGGCATTAGAGTCAAACAGATTAAATATACAACCGGGGATGGAAGGGATTCGTTGATGCGGCTGTATAAATACGGGGTAAATGAAGATGGAACTGGTCGTACGAGGTATCAAAATTATGATGCCAATTTTAAATCGGAGCAAATTCAAATTATTCCGTACACCGATGGATCTGTAACTACCGAATTTCGTACCATTGTAACAACAGTTAATTCTAAGCCGACACTGGATATGTCATTTGCGGGGGGAGCTGCAATTATATATCCTGAAGTAGCTGAGTATTCGATTTCCTTACCTGATAGTATATCAATAGGTAAAACAGTATATCGGTACAACATCAATTCAAAAAATGAAACATGGATTTATAATACACCGCTGCAAGCCGATGACCGAACAGATTGGAAAGAAACTTCCTTAAGAGAAGTGGCTCAGTACCGCTATAAAGATGGAGAATACGACCTCTTTTCCCGTACTGCATATCAATATAAAGATATTTTTACAGATACGGTTACCGCTGCGCAAACATATATGAAGTATTATCATACCTACAGTAATCTGGGACCTCTTGATAATGTTTACACTTATACTACTGACCCATTCCCGCGCATTCAATATGATATTTACTCAGGCGTTCACAAGCAAACGGCCGTATATGATACATTATTTAACCCGGACAACCCGGCAGAATTTATTGCCAAAAGGACTATTACCGGTTACGAGCCGACAAATTATTATAAAAGTTATGACTCGACGTTAACAAGTAAGAATGAGGTATTAAGTACCAATTATTATTATCCTTTCCAACAAGGTTCACTTACGGATTTACCAGCTGGGCAAGCTACCTTATTAAACTCATTGCAAACTATTAACCGTATAAATCAACCGGTGGAGATTCGACGCTACAAGGAAGGGGATTTATTGGAAACGGTTCAACGGCAATACAACAGTTATTCTGCATCCAGAATTTATCCATCGGCAATCCTCACGTCAATCAATAATAACCCATTGGAGAAAAAGATCCAGATGAACCTTTACGATGATACCGGTAATATCCTGGAACAACGTAAAGCCGATGATATAACGGAAACTTATATATGGGGATACAAATCTTTATACCCTGTAGCTAAAGTTATTGGGAGTGATTATAATACAGTGCAGGGATTTATTGATCAGGATATGTTGAACAATGCTCACAATTATACTGATGAGCAGATCAGGACAGAGTTAAACAAAATTCGAACCGGATTGGCTAATACGAATGCACAAGTATTTACTTATACTTATAAAGCTATGGTTGGGATGACGAGTGAAACATCAGCTAGCGGTGTTACTACTTATTATGAATATGATAACAGGGGAAGACTTTGGTTAGTTAAAGATCAAAATGGTAAGATTATCAAGATGATTTGCTACAACTATGCCGGGGAGCCGCAAGATTGTAGTGGTATGTAA
- a CDS encoding IS1182 family transposase, giving the protein MARGKSLIVSFKSNHQHQGMLLPPDLSELVGQNHPVRVVSDVLDKVDIGQLIQQYKPGGASNYHPRMLLKVLVFAYINNIYSSRKIEEALHQNINFMWLSGMSKPDHNTINRFRGKRLQKSLQPIFTQVVLLLCEEGVLSLKELYTDGTKIEANANRYTFVWGNSIKTNKAKMQQQLNELWKYAQTIAAAELDDDHDPSGFDKIDSEKIEQTIATINAALKDKPIDKKIRQKLGYAKKNWPPALERYAEQERIIGDNRSSYSKTDEAATFMRMKEDHMKNGQLKPAYNLQISTNNQYIVNYSLHQNTTDTNTLQQHLNIFRDQYGKNPANITADAGYGSEQNYEWLEKKRITAYVKYNHFDRDQRRKNRAKNPYRTDKLTYNHEKDSYICPCGKTMKNIGSYEHVTKAGFKQTITKYRAGNCNGCPLRSDCHGQKGNRIIEVNHNLNRLKRQAEKRLKTKRGIQKRKQRCHDTEPVFANIKHNHLFKRFMMRGLDKVSIEAGLLALAHNLRKRTA; this is encoded by the coding sequence ATGGCAAGAGGAAAATCATTAATAGTGTCCTTTAAAAGTAATCACCAGCACCAGGGAATGCTTCTTCCCCCCGATCTAAGCGAGTTGGTTGGTCAAAACCACCCTGTACGAGTGGTCAGCGATGTTCTGGATAAAGTAGACATAGGGCAGTTAATTCAGCAGTATAAACCAGGCGGTGCAAGTAATTATCATCCCCGAATGTTGCTGAAGGTGCTGGTTTTTGCATATATAAATAATATATATAGTAGCCGAAAGATAGAGGAAGCCCTCCATCAGAATATAAACTTTATGTGGTTAAGCGGGATGAGTAAGCCCGATCACAATACAATTAACCGTTTCCGGGGCAAACGTCTTCAAAAATCTCTGCAACCCATCTTTACACAGGTAGTATTACTATTATGCGAAGAAGGTGTTTTGAGTTTGAAAGAGCTTTACACCGACGGCACTAAAATCGAAGCGAATGCAAACAGGTACACTTTTGTATGGGGCAACTCCATAAAAACCAATAAAGCAAAGATGCAGCAGCAGCTGAATGAATTATGGAAATACGCTCAAACTATTGCCGCCGCCGAATTAGACGATGACCATGATCCTTCCGGCTTTGATAAAATTGATAGCGAAAAAATTGAGCAAACAATAGCCACAATAAATGCGGCACTGAAGGATAAACCAATCGACAAAAAAATACGTCAGAAACTGGGCTATGCTAAGAAAAACTGGCCACCTGCATTGGAACGTTATGCTGAACAGGAAAGGATAATTGGCGATAATAGAAGCAGTTATAGCAAAACAGATGAAGCCGCCACCTTCATGCGGATGAAGGAAGATCATATGAAAAACGGCCAGTTAAAACCTGCTTATAACTTACAGATAAGTACTAATAACCAATACATTGTTAATTACAGTCTTCATCAGAATACTACCGATACCAACACCCTTCAGCAACACTTAAATATATTTAGGGATCAGTATGGTAAGAATCCAGCCAACATCACTGCTGACGCAGGCTACGGAAGCGAACAAAACTACGAGTGGCTTGAAAAAAAGCGGATTACCGCTTATGTAAAGTATAATCATTTTGACCGCGATCAGCGTAGAAAAAACCGTGCTAAAAACCCATACCGGACAGACAAACTTACCTATAACCACGAAAAAGACAGCTATATATGCCCGTGTGGCAAAACGATGAAAAATATAGGTAGTTATGAACATGTTACCAAGGCGGGCTTTAAACAAACAATCACAAAATACAGGGCTGGGAACTGCAATGGATGCCCATTGCGCAGTGATTGCCATGGACAAAAGGGTAATCGAATAATAGAGGTGAATCACAATCTAAATCGCCTGAAAAGACAAGCGGAAAAGAGATTGAAAACGAAGCGGGGCATCCAAAAACGTAAGCAAAGATGCCATGACACTGAACCCGTTTTTGCCAATATCAAGCATAATCACCTATTTAAACGATTTATGATGCGTGGTCTGGATAAAGTGAGTATTGAGGCGGGATTATTAGCATTAGCACATAATCTGCGTAAGAGGACCGCTTAA